One genomic region from Panthera tigris isolate Pti1 chromosome D1, P.tigris_Pti1_mat1.1, whole genome shotgun sequence encodes:
- the UPK2 gene encoding uroplakin-2 isoform X1: MAQRSTSARSVQLLASPCGLSRFPQWLLSQADCAHRCWMGLVATPPVSLEVFPSVPLPSSPEEPGGSHTPWHPHPSASPRAAVPGPRWTPPLGLLPPSPPTSLSFPAILARPRPWQKPLSVAFLFLHATAISELTALPGRRPYLRGPVLHRPCPRCTHRIWPLGGGPGFCVPSLPPGGHTSKGLCSAGRLQHGRGGLCILRNGPQGSGPGKGIACPHPELPLGSPADFNISSVSGLLSPALTESLLVALPPCHLTGGNATLMVRRANDSKVVKSSFMVPPCRGRRELVSVVDSGAGFTVTRLSAYQVTNLVPGTKYYLSYLVTKGASTESSRAIPMSTLPRRKMESIGLGMARTGGMVVITVLLSVAMFLLVVGFIIALALGARSSSPLPQ, encoded by the exons ATGGCACAGAGATCTACATCAGCGCGCTCTGTACAGCTCTTGGCCTCTCCCTGTGGACTATCCCGCTTCCCACAG TGGTTGCTGAGCCAGGCTGACTGTGCCCACCGCTGCTGGATGGGGTTGGTGGCCACCCCTCCGGTCTCTCTGGAAGTCTTCCCTAGCGTCCCTCTGCCCAGCTCTCCGGAGGAACCTGGAGGCTCGCATACTCCCTGGCACCCACACCCCTCGGCCTCTCCCAGAGCAGCAGTACCTGGGCCTCGGTGGACACCCCCCCTGGGTCTGCTGCCCCCGTCCCCTCCtaccagcctcagtttccctgccatCCTCGCCCGGCCAAGGCCCTGGCAGAAGCCCCTCAGCgttgctttccttttcttgcatGCCACGGCAATCTCAGAACTCACTGCACTCCCGGGAAGACGCCCATACCTGAGGGGGCCAGTCCTCCACAGGCCATGCCCCAGATGCACGCACAG GATCTGGCCGCTTGGCGGAGGACCCGGCTTTTGCGTCCCAAGCCTGCCACCTGGTGGTCACACAAGCAAAGGCCTGTGTTCTGCTGGCCGACTGCAGCACGGCAGGGGAGGACTCTGCATCCTTAGAAATGGCCCCCAGGGATCAGGGCCAGGAAAGGGGATTGCGTGCCCCCACCCCGAACTCCCTCTTGGCTCCCCAGCAGACTTCAACATCTCAAGCGTTTCTGGTCTGCTGTCCCCGGCGCTGACGGAGAGCCTGCTAGTTGCTTTGCCCCCCTGTCACCTCACAGGGGGCAATGCCACGCTGATGGTCCGGAGAGCCAATGACAGCAAAG TGGTGAAATCCAGCTTCATGGTGCCTCCGTGCCGTGGGCGCCGGGAGCTGGTGAGCGTGGTGGACAGCGGGGCTGGCTTCACCGTCACCCGGCTCAGTGCATACCAGGTGACAAACCTTGTGCCAGGAACCAAATACTA CCTTTCCTACCTAGTGACGAAGGGGGCATCCACTGAGTCCAGTAGAGCGATCCCAATGTCCACGCTTCCTC GGAGGAAGATGGAATCCATTGGGCTGGGGATGGCCCGGACGGGGGGCATGGTAGTCATCACGGTGCTGCTCTCTGTCGCCATGTTCCTTCTGGTGGTGGGCTTCATTATCGCCCTGGCACTGGGCGCCCGAAG caGTTCACCCCTCCCGCAGTGA
- the UPK2 gene encoding uroplakin-2 isoform X5, whose protein sequence is MASPLPFRTLPFNLILLTVLALGAADFNISSVSGLLSPALTESLLVALPPCHLTGGNATLMVRRANDSKVVKSSFMVPPCRGRRELVSVVDSGAGFTVTRLSAYQVTNLVPGTKYYLSYLVTKGASTESSRAIPMSTLPRRKMESIGLGMARTGGMVVITVLLSVAMFLLVVGFIIALALGARSSSPLPQ, encoded by the exons ATGGCATCCCCGCTGCCCTTCCGGACCTTGCCCTTCAACCTGATTCTGCTGACTGTCCTGGCCCTGGGGGCTGCAG ACTTCAACATCTCAAGCGTTTCTGGTCTGCTGTCCCCGGCGCTGACGGAGAGCCTGCTAGTTGCTTTGCCCCCCTGTCACCTCACAGGGGGCAATGCCACGCTGATGGTCCGGAGAGCCAATGACAGCAAAG TGGTGAAATCCAGCTTCATGGTGCCTCCGTGCCGTGGGCGCCGGGAGCTGGTGAGCGTGGTGGACAGCGGGGCTGGCTTCACCGTCACCCGGCTCAGTGCATACCAGGTGACAAACCTTGTGCCAGGAACCAAATACTA CCTTTCCTACCTAGTGACGAAGGGGGCATCCACTGAGTCCAGTAGAGCGATCCCAATGTCCACGCTTCCTC GGAGGAAGATGGAATCCATTGGGCTGGGGATGGCCCGGACGGGGGGCATGGTAGTCATCACGGTGCTGCTCTCTGTCGCCATGTTCCTTCTGGTGGTGGGCTTCATTATCGCCCTGGCACTGGGCGCCCGAAG caGTTCACCCCTCCCGCAGTGA
- the UPK2 gene encoding uroplakin-2 isoform X6, with the protein MASPLPFRTLPFNLILLTVLALGAAADFNISSVSGLLSPALTESLLVALPPCHLTGGNATLMVRRANDSKVVKSSFMVPPCRGRRELVSVVDSGAGFTVTRLSAYQVTNLVPGTKYYLSYLVTKGASTESSRAIPMSTLPRRKMESIGLGMARTGGMVVITVLLSVAMFLLVVGFIIALALGARR; encoded by the exons ATGGCATCCCCGCTGCCCTTCCGGACCTTGCCCTTCAACCTGATTCTGCTGACTGTCCTGGCCCTGGGGGCTGCAG CAGACTTCAACATCTCAAGCGTTTCTGGTCTGCTGTCCCCGGCGCTGACGGAGAGCCTGCTAGTTGCTTTGCCCCCCTGTCACCTCACAGGGGGCAATGCCACGCTGATGGTCCGGAGAGCCAATGACAGCAAAG TGGTGAAATCCAGCTTCATGGTGCCTCCGTGCCGTGGGCGCCGGGAGCTGGTGAGCGTGGTGGACAGCGGGGCTGGCTTCACCGTCACCCGGCTCAGTGCATACCAGGTGACAAACCTTGTGCCAGGAACCAAATACTA CCTTTCCTACCTAGTGACGAAGGGGGCATCCACTGAGTCCAGTAGAGCGATCCCAATGTCCACGCTTCCTC GGAGGAAGATGGAATCCATTGGGCTGGGGATGGCCCGGACGGGGGGCATGGTAGTCATCACGGTGCTGCTCTCTGTCGCCATGTTCCTTCTGGTGGTGGGCTTCATTATCGCCCTGGCACTGGGCGCCCGAAGGTGA
- the UPK2 gene encoding uroplakin-2 isoform X3, translating to MAQRSTSARSVQLLASPCGLSRFPQWLLSQADCAHRCWMGLVATPPVSLEVFPSVPLPSSPEEPGGSHTPWHPHPSASPRAAVPGPRWTPPLGLLPPSPPTSLSFPAILARPRPWQKPLSVAFLFLHATAISELTALPGRRPYLRGPVLHRPCPRCTHRIWPLGGGPGFCVPSLPPGGHTSKGLCSAGRLQHGRGGLCILRNGPQGSGPGKGIACPHPELPLGSPADFNISSVSGLLSPALTESLLVALPPCHLTGGNATLMVRRANDSKVVKSSFMVPPCRGRRELVSVVDSGAGFTVTRLSAYQPFLPSDEGGIH from the exons ATGGCACAGAGATCTACATCAGCGCGCTCTGTACAGCTCTTGGCCTCTCCCTGTGGACTATCCCGCTTCCCACAG TGGTTGCTGAGCCAGGCTGACTGTGCCCACCGCTGCTGGATGGGGTTGGTGGCCACCCCTCCGGTCTCTCTGGAAGTCTTCCCTAGCGTCCCTCTGCCCAGCTCTCCGGAGGAACCTGGAGGCTCGCATACTCCCTGGCACCCACACCCCTCGGCCTCTCCCAGAGCAGCAGTACCTGGGCCTCGGTGGACACCCCCCCTGGGTCTGCTGCCCCCGTCCCCTCCtaccagcctcagtttccctgccatCCTCGCCCGGCCAAGGCCCTGGCAGAAGCCCCTCAGCgttgctttccttttcttgcatGCCACGGCAATCTCAGAACTCACTGCACTCCCGGGAAGACGCCCATACCTGAGGGGGCCAGTCCTCCACAGGCCATGCCCCAGATGCACGCACAG GATCTGGCCGCTTGGCGGAGGACCCGGCTTTTGCGTCCCAAGCCTGCCACCTGGTGGTCACACAAGCAAAGGCCTGTGTTCTGCTGGCCGACTGCAGCACGGCAGGGGAGGACTCTGCATCCTTAGAAATGGCCCCCAGGGATCAGGGCCAGGAAAGGGGATTGCGTGCCCCCACCCCGAACTCCCTCTTGGCTCCCCAGCAGACTTCAACATCTCAAGCGTTTCTGGTCTGCTGTCCCCGGCGCTGACGGAGAGCCTGCTAGTTGCTTTGCCCCCCTGTCACCTCACAGGGGGCAATGCCACGCTGATGGTCCGGAGAGCCAATGACAGCAAAG TGGTGAAATCCAGCTTCATGGTGCCTCCGTGCCGTGGGCGCCGGGAGCTGGTGAGCGTGGTGGACAGCGGGGCTGGCTTCACCGTCACCCGGCTCAGTGCATACCAG CCTTTCCTACCTAGTGACGAAGGGGGCATCCACTGA
- the UPK2 gene encoding uroplakin-2 isoform X7: MASPLPFRTLPFNLILLTVLALGAADFNISSVSGLLSPALTESLLVALPPCHLTGGNATLMVRRANDSKVVKSSFMVPPCRGRRELVSVVDSGAGFTVTRLSAYQVTNLVPGTKYYLSYLVTKGASTESSRAIPMSTLPRRKMESIGLGMARTGGMVVITVLLSVAMFLLVVGFIIALALGARR, translated from the exons ATGGCATCCCCGCTGCCCTTCCGGACCTTGCCCTTCAACCTGATTCTGCTGACTGTCCTGGCCCTGGGGGCTGCAG ACTTCAACATCTCAAGCGTTTCTGGTCTGCTGTCCCCGGCGCTGACGGAGAGCCTGCTAGTTGCTTTGCCCCCCTGTCACCTCACAGGGGGCAATGCCACGCTGATGGTCCGGAGAGCCAATGACAGCAAAG TGGTGAAATCCAGCTTCATGGTGCCTCCGTGCCGTGGGCGCCGGGAGCTGGTGAGCGTGGTGGACAGCGGGGCTGGCTTCACCGTCACCCGGCTCAGTGCATACCAGGTGACAAACCTTGTGCCAGGAACCAAATACTA CCTTTCCTACCTAGTGACGAAGGGGGCATCCACTGAGTCCAGTAGAGCGATCCCAATGTCCACGCTTCCTC GGAGGAAGATGGAATCCATTGGGCTGGGGATGGCCCGGACGGGGGGCATGGTAGTCATCACGGTGCTGCTCTCTGTCGCCATGTTCCTTCTGGTGGTGGGCTTCATTATCGCCCTGGCACTGGGCGCCCGAAGGTGA
- the UPK2 gene encoding uroplakin-2 isoform X2 yields MGLVATPPVSLEVFPSVPLPSSPEEPGGSHTPWHPHPSASPRAAVPGPRWTPPLGLLPPSPPTSLSFPAILARPRPWQKPLSVAFLFLHATAISELTALPGRRPYLRGPVLHRPCPRCTHRIWPLGGGPGFCVPSLPPGGHTSKGLCSAGRLQHGRGGLCILRNGPQGSGPGKGIACPHPELPLGSPADFNISSVSGLLSPALTESLLVALPPCHLTGGNATLMVRRANDSKVVKSSFMVPPCRGRRELVSVVDSGAGFTVTRLSAYQVTNLVPGTKYYLSYLVTKGASTESSRAIPMSTLPRRKMESIGLGMARTGGMVVITVLLSVAMFLLVVGFIIALALGARSSSPLPQ; encoded by the exons ATGGGGTTGGTGGCCACCCCTCCGGTCTCTCTGGAAGTCTTCCCTAGCGTCCCTCTGCCCAGCTCTCCGGAGGAACCTGGAGGCTCGCATACTCCCTGGCACCCACACCCCTCGGCCTCTCCCAGAGCAGCAGTACCTGGGCCTCGGTGGACACCCCCCCTGGGTCTGCTGCCCCCGTCCCCTCCtaccagcctcagtttccctgccatCCTCGCCCGGCCAAGGCCCTGGCAGAAGCCCCTCAGCgttgctttccttttcttgcatGCCACGGCAATCTCAGAACTCACTGCACTCCCGGGAAGACGCCCATACCTGAGGGGGCCAGTCCTCCACAGGCCATGCCCCAGATGCACGCACAG GATCTGGCCGCTTGGCGGAGGACCCGGCTTTTGCGTCCCAAGCCTGCCACCTGGTGGTCACACAAGCAAAGGCCTGTGTTCTGCTGGCCGACTGCAGCACGGCAGGGGAGGACTCTGCATCCTTAGAAATGGCCCCCAGGGATCAGGGCCAGGAAAGGGGATTGCGTGCCCCCACCCCGAACTCCCTCTTGGCTCCCCAGCAGACTTCAACATCTCAAGCGTTTCTGGTCTGCTGTCCCCGGCGCTGACGGAGAGCCTGCTAGTTGCTTTGCCCCCCTGTCACCTCACAGGGGGCAATGCCACGCTGATGGTCCGGAGAGCCAATGACAGCAAAG TGGTGAAATCCAGCTTCATGGTGCCTCCGTGCCGTGGGCGCCGGGAGCTGGTGAGCGTGGTGGACAGCGGGGCTGGCTTCACCGTCACCCGGCTCAGTGCATACCAGGTGACAAACCTTGTGCCAGGAACCAAATACTA CCTTTCCTACCTAGTGACGAAGGGGGCATCCACTGAGTCCAGTAGAGCGATCCCAATGTCCACGCTTCCTC GGAGGAAGATGGAATCCATTGGGCTGGGGATGGCCCGGACGGGGGGCATGGTAGTCATCACGGTGCTGCTCTCTGTCGCCATGTTCCTTCTGGTGGTGGGCTTCATTATCGCCCTGGCACTGGGCGCCCGAAG caGTTCACCCCTCCCGCAGTGA
- the UPK2 gene encoding uroplakin-2 isoform X4: MASPLPFRTLPFNLILLTVLALGAAADFNISSVSGLLSPALTESLLVALPPCHLTGGNATLMVRRANDSKVVKSSFMVPPCRGRRELVSVVDSGAGFTVTRLSAYQVTNLVPGTKYYLSYLVTKGASTESSRAIPMSTLPRRKMESIGLGMARTGGMVVITVLLSVAMFLLVVGFIIALALGARSSSPLPQ; the protein is encoded by the exons ATGGCATCCCCGCTGCCCTTCCGGACCTTGCCCTTCAACCTGATTCTGCTGACTGTCCTGGCCCTGGGGGCTGCAG CAGACTTCAACATCTCAAGCGTTTCTGGTCTGCTGTCCCCGGCGCTGACGGAGAGCCTGCTAGTTGCTTTGCCCCCCTGTCACCTCACAGGGGGCAATGCCACGCTGATGGTCCGGAGAGCCAATGACAGCAAAG TGGTGAAATCCAGCTTCATGGTGCCTCCGTGCCGTGGGCGCCGGGAGCTGGTGAGCGTGGTGGACAGCGGGGCTGGCTTCACCGTCACCCGGCTCAGTGCATACCAGGTGACAAACCTTGTGCCAGGAACCAAATACTA CCTTTCCTACCTAGTGACGAAGGGGGCATCCACTGAGTCCAGTAGAGCGATCCCAATGTCCACGCTTCCTC GGAGGAAGATGGAATCCATTGGGCTGGGGATGGCCCGGACGGGGGGCATGGTAGTCATCACGGTGCTGCTCTCTGTCGCCATGTTCCTTCTGGTGGTGGGCTTCATTATCGCCCTGGCACTGGGCGCCCGAAG caGTTCACCCCTCCCGCAGTGA